AGACTGTATGACTCTTTGAAACAACTTGAAAAGGCAGTCGTTGAATACTTCGACACCCTTAACTCAGAAGTGCTGATGAAATTATGCACTTGCTCTTATATATGATGTTTCATTGTGGAAGCTGTATAAGGACGTTGATCTGGGCTGTGTGGTATCCCGGGCTGAAATCCGCGGGCGAGACATAGCCCAGTTCCATGTCCCTCGCCTGGTGGGGGGCCAGATATTCCAGATGGGGAAAGGGATCGCAGGCCACGTTCGGCGGAACCCCATCCACGGAGAGCTTGGCGAGCGTGGCAAAGGGAAACTCGCGCTGCCAGTTGTAATTGTTTTCATTGGCCATGTTCATCCGCGCGGAGAGGTAATTCGCACCGATCTCGGTCAATTGGAGGTTCCAGGTGATGTCCGTGACCTCAGTCAGGGTTTGGTCGAGCGAAAAGTTGATCGTATTTCCCACCGGTTCCTGCCAGCCCGGATTGTAGAACAGACGGGCCCGGGCCGTATGCAGACCCGTACCGCAGGAAATCCCGCCCCCGCCAATAGCGTAGGTAACGGATTCAAAGGGCGGGATGATCACCCAGGTCCAGAGATCGAAGTAATAGAACGGAGGCTCGATCTCATCCACCCAGATGTTCCCAATGATCGGATACTCAAACATATAGGCCCATTCCGTGTCACTGTTGTTGGTGATGGTAAAATCACCCCCGATACGAACGTCACCAGAGGGATAGACACCCAGGTCGGTGAGCATCAGCCGGAAGCTCAAAAAATCAGGCGTGGCGCACAATAGCGCGAACGCCAGAATGAAGATTGGAATGGTGATTCTTTTCATGATCCACCTCACTTGGATATAATAACCAAGCTGGGACAGACAGCCAACTGATAACGCCAGCCTGAAGCTATGTTGTTGTTTTTATGGATTTTAGCGCCCGGGGAAACTCACTTGCGAGTGCCTGAAACAGCTCAGCAGATGGTCGTTGACCATTCCGGCGCCTTGCATGAAGGCATAGCAGATCGTGGTGCCGGCGAATTTGAAGCCCCGTTTTGCCAGGTCCCTGCTCATGGCGTCGGATTCCGGGCTGCTGACTGGTACCTGCCCCGTCTCAATCCATTGATTGACAATGGTTTGCCCGCCCACGAAATGCCAGATGTAGGTGTCGAAGCTGCCGAATTCTCTTTGGATCTCCAGAAAGGCCTGCGCGTTGGTGATGGTGGCCCTGATCTTGAGCTTGTTGCGGATGATGCCGGCATCGGCGAGCAGGGACTGCACTTTTTGCTCGTCGTAGCGGGCGATCCGGGCAGCTTCGAAATTGTCCAGGGCCAGGCGGAAGTTTTCCCGCTTATTCAGGACGCAGGACCAGCTCAGGCCAGCCTGAAAGGCGTCCAAAGTCATGTATTCGAACAACTTACGGTCATCGCGGATCGGCACCCCCCATTCCCCGTCATGATAGCGGACCATCGCCTCGCTGCTTCCCACCCAGGGGCATCGGGATAATTCTCTCGTCATAAACCTCTCCTCTGCAATGGATTAAACTCCAGCGGCAAGCTCGTTCAGGAATTGGAAATGGGGCCGGCTGACCTCGGGATCGATGATCCGTTCCGGATGCCACTGGATGCCCAAAACCATCTGTGAAGCGTCATATTCCAGGGCTTCCACCATCCCATCCTCCGCCGTGGCCACCACTTTCAGGCCCCGGCCAATATGAGCTGGATCGACGCCCTGGTGGTGATTGGAGTTGACCATAACCTCTTCTTTGCCAAAGATGCGGGGGAGCCAGCGTCCGCCGTGGATCTTCACGGGATGGTACTTTTCTCCGTAGTGGGCTTCCAGTTCGTCGATGTGCTGGATCAGTTTGCCGCCAAAAAAGATGTTCATCAGTTGCATCCCGGCGCAGATGCCCAGTACCGGTTTGCCCAGTTCCAGCGCGGTTTCCAGCAGCAGATAATCCCCCTTCACCCGGCGCTCGTGGGCCAGATCCGTTTTGGGATGGGGTTCTTCGCCGTATAGGTCCGGCGGATAATCCAGCCCGCCGATGATCACCAGCACTCCCACCCGCTCCAGATACTGGAGCAGGGCGGCTTTATCCTCCAACCCGGGAATGGGGAAGGGCAGGCCGCCATATTTGTACACGGCGTCGATGTATTTGTCGCGGACATGGAACTGGTGGTAGGTTCCCAATTGCATGTAGTTCATGCTGATACCGATCACGGGTCGCTTCATTGATCACCTCTGGCAGGGTATTTTGGTCAATGCGTATCAATGGCCCGGAAAGCCTCCAACTGTCAAGAAATTCCCCGCGCTGGAACCGGTACTGGTTTTGCCGGCTCCATTGGATCTGCTCATCCGTCAGGCTATCGAATGCTCCGCCTGTTTTCTGAAAAGCCCTATCTAAAAGATGAACAAACTCTTATATGCGCATACAGACCAGTGTTCACCACGGCTATTGTTAACCAATATCCACCAATGTTTTCTCCCTTTCGCCCCCCTTATCATTACGGTGTCAATACGGACTCATTACGGACTTTGTCCGTAATGAGTCCGTATTGACACCGTAATGATAAGGGGGGCCAGACAGGCTGAGAGAAGCTGAAAATCCACTCAGTTGGATAGGGATCCTGAAAAAATGATCAGGGGCCCAAGAACCATCATCGTGCCTGGAGGCGGAAAGTTCACTCTTTGCTTGACAGCATCGGCGCTTTCAGAGAAACGGAATAGTTATGAAAAAATCCAGACTCCATGCCTGCGAACTCAAGCGCCATCGCCAGATAGCGCCGCCGCTTTGCGCGGTTTGCCCGCGGATCCTGAAATGCCGTTCCTTCAGGATCTGGCACAGGCTCAACCGCAGTGAGTATCTGGATTTCGTGATCGACATATGCAGAAAATTCCCTGATAAATACATAATGGAGGTATCCTTCATGGCCGAGAAACAAACCTTTGTCCAGATCGTGGACATGGCCACTGGAAAGATCGACCGGATCGTCAATCTCGATGACATCAACGCGATGACGCCCGAGGAAAAGCTGGAGCTTTCCCGCAACAAAAACCTGTTTATCGTAACCCACCGCCTGGAGCCGATCGTGCGCGTGGAACTGAAAAGAACCATGATCAGCGAGCCTGTGCAATTCGCCCCGAAAGAGGCGCCAGCCAGCCAGCCGATCGAAGAGCTCACCAAAGAACCGATCCCCACAGGCACGGCGAAATCCAGAAAGAAAAAATAGCCGGGACCAGCGCGGACAAAAAAATCCTTTTCAGAAATGCGCATGTGAAAATAATGACGCAACTGGTTAAAAAGAGTGTTTAACCCGCTGTCCGGAGCTTTGCGGGCAGCCAAACCCTTAGAAGAGGAGAACTTATGTTTAAGCTTGAAGAAAAACACCTGGAAGCGGCACAGGAGATAGCCCGGAAAAACCGCCGCAAGAAAAGCTGCGGAGTCTGCTATGACCGCGGCTGGATCGGCGTGACGGAGCAGAATCTGCTGGTGCTTTGCACCCACTGCGTGGACATGGAAGCCGCCATCGAGGAATGGAAAGCCTACGTATCCGGCCACGAGGATCTGAAAGAGCATTTCGGCGAGCTTTTTGAAGAGAAGGAAGTGGAGGAGGAAAGCTCTGAAGTTCTCGTGGTAAACCCCCATGAGCACAAAAAGAGCAATCCCTTCGCCAAACAGAATTTCGTGCCTGGGCAGAAACGCCTGGGCAGGACCAAAAAGATCTAAACTACAGAGCCAGGAAAAACCGGGGTCAGGCTGACCCTCAATCCGGCAAGCAGACAAGGAACACAGCAAGATAAAAATGTATAAAAGCATAGACCTGAAAGAAAGCCCCAGGCATCTGGAAGAGCGCGTCCGCACCTATTGGAAGCAGCACGGCCTGGCGCAGAAAAGCATCGATATCCGCTCCGGCCGTCCCCAGTTCGTTTTCTACGAAGGACCGCCCACCGCCAATGGCAAGCCCGGCATCCACCATGTCATGGCCCGCACGCTCAAGGACGCGGTCTGCCGCTATAAAACGATGACCGGTTTCCAGGTGAAACGCAAGGCGGGATGGGACACCCACGGCCTGCCCGTGGAGATCGAGGTGGAAAAACAGCTCGGCCTGGAAGACAAGAAAAGCATCGAGGAATACGGGATCGAGAAATTTTGCCAGGCCTGCAAGGATTCCGTCTGGAGCTATCTCAATCTGTGGCAGGAAATGACTGAACTGATGGGCTACTGGATCGATCTGGACAATCCCTATGTGACGATGCACAACGATTACATCGAGTCCGTCTGGCACATCCTGGACGATTTCTTTTGGCGCGGCCTGATCTACAAGGCGCACAAGATCGTGCCCTATTGCCCAAGCTGCGGGACTCCGCTTTCCTCACACGAGGTGGCGCAGGGCTACAAGGATGTGGAAGACCCCTCCGTGTTCGTCAAGTTCAAGGCCCTGGACGCAGCCGACACCTGGTATCTGGCCTGGACGACCACGCCCTGGACCCTGATCTCCAATGTCGCCCTGGCCGTGCATCCGGACCAGACCTACGTAAAGGTCCGCCACCAAGGTGTTTTCATGATTCTGGCCAAGGCGCGCCTGGAAGTTTTGGACGGGGAATACGAGATAGTCGGGGAATTTATGGGCTCCGCGCTGGAACGCCGGCCCTATCAGCCGCTGTTCACCTTTGTGAAAGTGGAAAAACCCGCCTGGTACGTCGGCCTGGCGGATTACGTGAGCATGGAGGACGGCACCGGGATTGTCCACACCGCTCCGGCCTTTGGCCAGGACGACTATGCCCTGGGCCTCAAATACGACCTGCCCTTCATCCAGCCCGTGGACGCCGAGGGCAAATTCAACCACCTGATCGAACCCTGGACCGGGATCTTCGTCAAAACTGCCGACAAGGACATCATCCGCAGCCTCAAGGAAAGCGGAAACCTCTACCGGCGCGAGCAGGTGAAGCACAGCTATCCGCATTGCTGGCGCTGCCAGAGCCTGTTGATCTATTACGCCCGGGAAAGCTGGTATATCCGCACCACGGATTTCAAGGACCAACTGCTTGAAAACAACGCCAGGATCGATTGGTATCCGCCATTCGTGGGAGAAAAGCGCTTCGGCGAATGGCTGGAAAACAACGTGGATTGGGCCCTTTCGCGTGACCGCTTTTGGGGCACGCCGCTCAACATCTGGGTCTGCTCGGATTGTGGGCACAAGAGCTCGATCGGCTCAATCCGGGAACTGGCAGAGCAAGGCAGATTGAAAGACGGCTCTCCCGTTCCGGAGGACATCGAACTGCACCGTCCCTACATAGATGATGTTGTATTGACATGCCAACAGTGCGGATCTACCATGAACCGCACCCCGGAGGTGATCGATTGCTGGTTCGACAGCGGTTCGATGCCTTTCGCGCAATGGCATTATCCCTTCGAGAACTCCGAAAACTTTGTGCCGGAGCTGTTTCCGGCGGATTTCATCTCCGAGGGGATCGACCAGACGCGGGGCTGGTTCTATTCCATGCTCACGATCGCCACGCTTTACAAGGGCGTTTCCAGCTATAAAAGCTGCCTCGTGAACGACATGATCCAGGACAAGAACGGCCAGAAGATGAGCAAATCCAAAGGCAACGCGGTCGATCCGATCCAATTGATGCAGGATTACGGGGCCGACGCCATCCGCTGGTATCTCTTGGAGGTTTCGCCGCCCTGGGTGCCAACCCGCTTCGATGAAGACGGGGTGAAAGAGATCGTCGGAAAGTTCATCGGCACCCTGAAAAACGTCTATTCCTTTTACGCCACCTATGCCAATATCGATTCCTTCGACGCGCAAGCCTATCCCCAGGACTGGCAGCGCGAGGCTGAGATCGACCGCTGGATCATCTCCCGGCTGCATTCGCTGGTTGGGAAAGTGCGGCAGTGGATGAAAGAATATGAATTCACCAAAGTTGTGCGCGCCATACAGGATTTCGTGATCGACGAGGTCTCAAACTGGTATGTGCGCCGCAGCCGCAGAAGATTTTGGGCGATGGAACTCACTCAGGACAAGGTGGATGCCTATCGCACCCTGTATCAGGTTCTGGTGAACGTGTCCAAACTTATAGCACCCTTCACGCCATACCTGGCGGAGGAGCTTTATCAGAATCTGGAAGCCGGCGAAAGCGTCCACCTGGCAGATTTTCCCGCAGCGGAGCAGGCTTGCATCGATCCCGCCCTGGAAGCAGAAATGCAGGTTATCATCGATCTGGTCTATCTGGGCCGCGCGGCCCGCAACGCCTGCCAGATAAAGGTACGCCAACCTCTGGGGCAGATGTTCGTTCCGGCCAGGTATAAAGATACCGTGGAACGCATGTTCGACCTGATCCAGGAGGAAGTGAACATCCACAGGATAAGCTTTGTGGCGGAGGATGACGAATTCGTCCAGTATGAACTAAAGCCCCAGTTCAAGGTCATGGGACCCAAATACGGCAACCAGATGAAGGCCATAGCGGCTGAACTTGCCCGGGTCCGGGGCCAGGACGTCCTGGCCGCCTTCAATGGCCAGAGTTCCTATCATCTGGCCGAACTGGACATAGACTTGGTCCCGGAAGACGTGGCCGTGCACATCAAACCCAGGGAAGGCCTTGTTTTCGAAAGCATGAAGGACATGTTCGTGGCCCTGGACACAACCTTCACACCCGAACTCCTGCAGGAAGGATACGCTCGAGAATTGGTGAACAAGATCCAGTTCAACCGCAAGGAACAGGGTTTTGAGATCATGGACCGCATCACGCTGATCTGGCACGGGGACGACGATATCCGCTCCGCTCTTTCCGGTTATGAAGATTACATCCTGGCGGAAACGCTGTGCAACGAGATCGTGGAAGCGGCCAGCCCTGAAGGCATGCAAGCCTTTGATATCAACGGCAGGGAAGTGTTCCTGCGGATCCGGAAAGTGGAATGAATCCGGAGGCCAACACCGAGGTGGATTATGCGCTATTGCATCAGCTGCGGCAAACAGCTCAGCCCCAGGGCTAAGTTTTGCCCCCAATGCGGGGAAAGGGTCGAAATTCAGGAACAGGCTGCTTTTGAGCCGATGCCGGCGCCGGAAAGCCCTGAGGTTTTGCGGGATTTCAACGTGAATGAGATCTCTGATCCCACCTACCAGCTCCTGGAAGCGGGTCAGGTCTTCAATGGCTACACCGTGATCCGGATGCTCAACAAGGATCCCGAGGGCATCAAATACATCGCTGCCAAAGATGGCAAAGAGTATGTCCTGAAGCTGTTCTTCAAATCAGAATTTTCCAATCTGGATACGGCCATCAACCTCCAGAAGAGGCTCCAGCGGCTGAACAAACTCGATACGGCGCACACGGCCAGGGTCGTGGAAGTGAACCAGAACCACGATCCCGCCTTCATGGTCGCCGAATTTGTCAAAGGCCAGTCCCTGGCCCAGATCAGAGCCAACGATCCCGACAGGTTGACCGAGAACTTCGTGCGCGAGATCGCCCGCAGGCTCATCCAAACTGCCATCGCGGTCCGCAGGCAGGGCCTTACCCTGACCAAACTTACCCCCAGCGGGATCATGGTCGAGGAATCCGGAAAGATAACCGTCCTTTCATCTGGAGTCAGTTATGAAGAAGTGGACGAGCGCGAGGAGATCTTCAACATTGGCGTGATCCTCTCCCAACTCCTCTCCAGGAACGTGCTTTACAAATCCATTTACAACTCGCAAAGGCTCCGGGAACAGAAATTCACCTATATCGCCGGGACCTCAATGGGCCTGAACAAACTGCTGGCTGAATGCCTGCACCGCAATATCCTGCATAGGTACGCTTCCCTGGAATCGCTGCTGCGGGGCTTGAACTCTTTGCAGCCGGCGGATAGGGATGTGGCCTACATCGCTCCGGAATCGAACCAAACCCTCGCCGGCCTCAAGGAAGCAGCCCCACCCGCGCCCAAGGCAGGCTTTGACTGGAAATTTTATGGGCTGATCTTTCTCATTGTGGCGAGCTTGGGCTTCCTTTTTTACTATGTCCTCCCAAAACTGAACAGCCCCGGGCCTGGAGGCAACAGCGTTTATTTGCCCACCCTGCCTGAAGACACGACCCGGACCACCCTGGCCGATCTGCTCAATGGACGCGAACGCAGGACAAATCAGGAAAACGAGGTCCTAACCACTGAAACCCGCGAAGACCCGAGGCGTCAAACCCTCGCCAGCGAAGAGGATTACAGCGTGCCCAAGGCCCCGGTGAAAGCCAGGGTCCCGATTCCGGACAACTTCGTGCACGTTCCGGATGGCTCTTTCGGCTTCAACCGCCTCAAAGAAAATCCCAACCACAACGTATCCCAGGACGGCTTTTACATCAGCAGGGGCGAAGTCACTCAGGCGGAATGGAACCAATACATGATGCCGGCCAGCGTCAGTTTCATTTCAGACCGGGTGCCGGTGGACAACGTGAGTTGGATGCGCATCATCCGCTATTGCAACGCCCGGAGCGAGAATGAGGGCCTGCAGCCGGCTTACAGGATCACGGGCAGCACGGCGGCTTCAGTGACCTGTGATTTTTCCGCCAACGGATACCGACTGCCCACAGAGGCGGAATGGGAAATGGCAGCCAAAGCCGGAGGGCTGCATGCTTACAGCGGTTCAGACGATCCGGATGAGGTGGCCTGGTACCGCGAAAACAGCAGCGGCAGGATCCGCAGCGGAGGAGGAAAAAAAGCCAACGCCTACGGCCTCCACGACATGACCGGAAACGTCGCCGAATGGTGCTGGGACTGGTTTGACCCCTCCTACCCCAACACCCTTTCCACCTTCATCAATCCCACCGGACCGGCCAGCGGGACCCTCAAGGTGATCCGCGGCGGAAGCGTCCGCAACGGAGAAGGCACCAATCTGGGAATCCTCTACCGCGATAAAGGCGATCCCGCCCGGGGTTACCAGTTCGTGGGATTCCGCCTGGTGCGCAAACGCTGATCTGAAAAGACTCCAGGCTTGATTCACCCCTCCGGGACGATCTGGTTAAAGAGCCTGGGATCACCCTTCGACATAACAGGAAGTTGATAAATCCGTCTGGCCATCTCTTCAATGCCGATCTGAAACGCGTTTACGAAGAAAACACCTTGGTCAAGCACCCTGTCGCCCTCCTTATCAATACGGTGTCAATACGGACTCATTACGGACTTTGTCCGTAATGAGTCCGTATTGACACCGTATTGATAAGGAGGGCGACAGGGGTCAGGTGTTTGGCTGAAGCGGCATAACTACTTGAGCAACATCATCTTCAGGGTTTTGTTGTAATCCCCGCTGATCAAGCGATAGAAATAGATCCCGCTTCCGACCGTCCTGCCAGTCTCGTCTTTCCCGTTCCAGATCACCTGATGGTATCCGGCGGGCTTGGTTTCATGCAGCAAACGGCGGACCAACTGACCCTTGAGATTGAATATGGAGATCTCCACCTCCCCTGGTGCGGCAAGGCTG
Above is a genomic segment from Candidatus Syntrophosphaera sp. containing:
- a CDS encoding DNA-3-methyladenine glycosylase I — its product is MTRELSRCPWVGSSEAMVRYHDGEWGVPIRDDRKLFEYMTLDAFQAGLSWSCVLNKRENFRLALDNFEAARIARYDEQKVQSLLADAGIIRNKLKIRATITNAQAFLEIQREFGSFDTYIWHFVGGQTIVNQWIETGQVPVSSPESDAMSRDLAKRGFKFAGTTICYAFMQGAGMVNDHLLSCFRHSQVSFPGR
- a CDS encoding SUMF1/EgtB/PvdO family nonheme iron enzyme — its product is MRYCISCGKQLSPRAKFCPQCGERVEIQEQAAFEPMPAPESPEVLRDFNVNEISDPTYQLLEAGQVFNGYTVIRMLNKDPEGIKYIAAKDGKEYVLKLFFKSEFSNLDTAINLQKRLQRLNKLDTAHTARVVEVNQNHDPAFMVAEFVKGQSLAQIRANDPDRLTENFVREIARRLIQTAIAVRRQGLTLTKLTPSGIMVEESGKITVLSSGVSYEEVDEREEIFNIGVILSQLLSRNVLYKSIYNSQRLREQKFTYIAGTSMGLNKLLAECLHRNILHRYASLESLLRGLNSLQPADRDVAYIAPESNQTLAGLKEAAPPAPKAGFDWKFYGLIFLIVASLGFLFYYVLPKLNSPGPGGNSVYLPTLPEDTTRTTLADLLNGRERRTNQENEVLTTETREDPRRQTLASEEDYSVPKAPVKARVPIPDNFVHVPDGSFGFNRLKENPNHNVSQDGFYISRGEVTQAEWNQYMMPASVSFISDRVPVDNVSWMRIIRYCNARSENEGLQPAYRITGSTAASVTCDFSANGYRLPTEAEWEMAAKAGGLHAYSGSDDPDEVAWYRENSSGRIRSGGGKKANAYGLHDMTGNVAEWCWDWFDPSYPNTLSTFINPTGPASGTLKVIRGGSVRNGEGTNLGILYRDKGDPARGYQFVGFRLVRKR
- the ileS gene encoding isoleucine--tRNA ligase, translated to MYKSIDLKESPRHLEERVRTYWKQHGLAQKSIDIRSGRPQFVFYEGPPTANGKPGIHHVMARTLKDAVCRYKTMTGFQVKRKAGWDTHGLPVEIEVEKQLGLEDKKSIEEYGIEKFCQACKDSVWSYLNLWQEMTELMGYWIDLDNPYVTMHNDYIESVWHILDDFFWRGLIYKAHKIVPYCPSCGTPLSSHEVAQGYKDVEDPSVFVKFKALDAADTWYLAWTTTPWTLISNVALAVHPDQTYVKVRHQGVFMILAKARLEVLDGEYEIVGEFMGSALERRPYQPLFTFVKVEKPAWYVGLADYVSMEDGTGIVHTAPAFGQDDYALGLKYDLPFIQPVDAEGKFNHLIEPWTGIFVKTADKDIIRSLKESGNLYRREQVKHSYPHCWRCQSLLIYYARESWYIRTTDFKDQLLENNARIDWYPPFVGEKRFGEWLENNVDWALSRDRFWGTPLNIWVCSDCGHKSSIGSIRELAEQGRLKDGSPVPEDIELHRPYIDDVVLTCQQCGSTMNRTPEVIDCWFDSGSMPFAQWHYPFENSENFVPELFPADFISEGIDQTRGWFYSMLTIATLYKGVSSYKSCLVNDMIQDKNGQKMSKSKGNAVDPIQLMQDYGADAIRWYLLEVSPPWVPTRFDEDGVKEIVGKFIGTLKNVYSFYATYANIDSFDAQAYPQDWQREAEIDRWIISRLHSLVGKVRQWMKEYEFTKVVRAIQDFVIDEVSNWYVRRSRRRFWAMELTQDKVDAYRTLYQVLVNVSKLIAPFTPYLAEELYQNLEAGESVHLADFPAAEQACIDPALEAEMQVIIDLVYLGRAARNACQIKVRQPLGQMFVPARYKDTVERMFDLIQEEVNIHRISFVAEDDEFVQYELKPQFKVMGPKYGNQMKAIAAELARVRGQDVLAAFNGQSSYHLAELDIDLVPEDVAVHIKPREGLVFESMKDMFVALDTTFTPELLQEGYARELVNKIQFNRKEQGFEIMDRITLIWHGDDDIRSALSGYEDYILAETLCNEIVEAASPEGMQAFDINGREVFLRIRKVE
- a CDS encoding gamma-glutamyl-gamma-aminobutyrate hydrolase family protein (Members of this family of hydrolases with an active site Cys residue belong to MEROPS family C26.); translated protein: MKRPVIGISMNYMQLGTYHQFHVRDKYIDAVYKYGGLPFPIPGLEDKAALLQYLERVGVLVIIGGLDYPPDLYGEEPHPKTDLAHERRVKGDYLLLETALELGKPVLGICAGMQLMNIFFGGKLIQHIDELEAHYGEKYHPVKIHGGRWLPRIFGKEEVMVNSNHHQGVDPAHIGRGLKVVATAEDGMVEALEYDASQMVLGIQWHPERIIDPEVSRPHFQFLNELAAGV